One Frankia alni ACN14a DNA window includes the following coding sequences:
- a CDS encoding PfaD family polyunsaturated fatty acid/polyketide biosynthesis protein, which yields MVTPTTTEASRHAAPPPADAGDGLAQVQRDLLALDLACYVLRDGQQVRTSTDATQVGRVVAGGGQVLAAVGPRPAHALGDPEFRRAHGVRYAYMAGAMANGIASASMVAALAREGYLASFGAAGVLPARVDAALAAIGRDAPASPFACNLIHSPSEAALEAAIVDACLRHRVGCVEASAFVEPTAQLVRYRLAGLRRDRSGRVEAAHRVIGKVSRAEVAERFLRPAPPELVRRLVETGDVTAEQAELAREVPLADDLTAEADSGGHTDRRPLLVLLPELLALAERIRREQGYAAPVRVGAAGGIGTPAAAAAAFALGAAYVVTGSINQSSVEADQSDTTKRLLAATGVADTVMAPSADMFELGVEVQVLRRGTLFPGRARQLYELYRTYDGVDALPGDVRATLETRVFRRSLDDVWQDCVRYFSERDPDQITRAADDPRRRMALVFRWYLGRSSGWSIAGDAERAPDYQVWCGPAMGAFNGWVAGTYLAQVGNRRVADLAGHLMRGAAYADRVAALRAAGLRLPAAAAAYLPAPPQNDPAVTRGSQS from the coding sequence ATGGTGACGCCCACGACCACCGAGGCGAGCCGGCACGCGGCACCGCCGCCGGCCGACGCGGGCGACGGTCTGGCGCAGGTGCAGCGCGACCTGCTCGCCCTCGACCTGGCCTGCTACGTCCTGCGCGACGGCCAGCAGGTCCGCACGAGCACCGACGCGACACAGGTGGGCCGGGTCGTGGCCGGCGGCGGCCAGGTGCTCGCCGCCGTCGGGCCGCGTCCGGCGCACGCGCTCGGCGACCCGGAGTTCCGCCGCGCCCACGGCGTTCGCTACGCCTACATGGCCGGGGCGATGGCCAACGGCATCGCCTCGGCGAGCATGGTCGCCGCGCTCGCCCGCGAGGGCTACCTCGCCTCGTTCGGCGCCGCCGGGGTGCTGCCGGCCCGCGTCGACGCCGCGCTCGCCGCGATCGGCCGGGACGCGCCCGCCAGCCCCTTCGCCTGCAACCTCATCCACAGCCCGAGCGAGGCGGCGCTGGAGGCGGCCATCGTCGACGCCTGCCTGCGGCACCGGGTGGGGTGCGTCGAGGCGTCGGCGTTCGTCGAGCCCACCGCGCAGCTCGTCCGCTACCGGCTCGCCGGCCTGCGCCGCGACCGGTCCGGCCGGGTCGAGGCCGCCCACCGGGTGATCGGCAAGGTGTCGCGCGCCGAGGTCGCCGAGCGGTTCCTGCGCCCGGCGCCGCCCGAGCTGGTCCGCCGGCTTGTCGAGACCGGCGACGTCACCGCCGAGCAGGCCGAGCTCGCCCGCGAGGTGCCGCTCGCCGACGACCTCACCGCCGAGGCGGACTCCGGCGGCCACACCGACCGCCGGCCGCTGCTGGTGCTGCTGCCGGAGCTGCTCGCGCTCGCCGAGCGGATCCGGCGCGAACAGGGCTACGCCGCGCCCGTGCGGGTCGGCGCGGCCGGGGGCATCGGCACGCCGGCCGCCGCGGCGGCGGCGTTCGCCCTCGGCGCCGCCTACGTCGTCACCGGCTCGATCAACCAGAGCTCCGTCGAGGCCGACCAGTCCGACACCACGAAGCGGCTGCTGGCCGCGACCGGCGTCGCGGACACGGTGATGGCACCGTCGGCGGACATGTTCGAGCTCGGCGTGGAGGTCCAGGTGCTGCGCCGCGGCACCCTGTTCCCCGGCCGGGCGCGTCAGCTCTACGAGCTCTACCGCACCTACGACGGCGTCGACGCGCTGCCCGGCGACGTCCGGGCCACCCTGGAGACCCGGGTGTTCCGCCGCTCGCTCGACGACGTCTGGCAGGACTGCGTGCGGTACTTCTCCGAACGCGACCCGGACCAGATCACCCGCGCCGCCGACGACCCCCGGCGACGGATGGCGCTGGTGTTCCGCTGGTACCTGGGGCGTTCCTCGGGATGGAGCATCGCCGGGGACGCCGAGCGCGCCCCCGACTACCAGGTGTGGTGCGGGCCGGCGATGGGCGCCTTCAACGGCTGGGTCGCCGGCACCTACCTGGCCCAGGTGGGCAACCGCCGGGTCGCCGACCTGGCCGGTCACCTGATGCGGGGGGCGGCCTACGCCGACCGTGTCGCGGCGCTGCGCGCGGCCGGGCTGCGCCTGCCCGCCGCCGCCGCGGCGTACCTGCCCGCCCCACCGCAGAACGACCCAGCCGTCACGAGAGGCAGCCAATCATGA
- the accD gene encoding acetyl-CoA carboxylase, carboxyltransferase subunit beta yields MTLEATAIEATAIEATGIEATGITATAIEPTPRRSPGSSWLLCGGCGTMLYERRFAREGRVCADCSWHAPMTIQQRLDLLLDADSARPVDVPAIDGDPLEFTDTRPYRDRLRDARASTGLDEAAACVRGTIDGNPVVVVVMDFRFLGGSLGATVGEVFTRGAELALRERTPLLTVTASGGARMQEGAIALMQMAKTSQALGQLDEAGILTVSLITDPTFGGVAASFATLADVIIAEPGARLGFAGRRVIEQTIRQTLPEDFQTAEFLLTHGVVDLISPRRELRANLARLLSVSSRRADGIPRQAGRPDRAVVTDPEQLARRDAWESVRAARRLGRPTTLDYAAMILEDFTELRGDRMSADCPALVAGLGRLDGVPVAVLGTQKGHTADELRYRNFGMPTPAGYRKSARVMRLAAKLGLPVITLIDTAGAYPGVEAEEQAQAVAIAENLRLMAGLPVPVVAVVTGEGGSGGALALAFADRVLMCANAVYSVISAEGCAAILWKNPAAAPTAAAALRVDARELLRLGVVDGVIPEPDGGADADPAGTAARLREALRGALADLLPLDQMNLVTRRRARFRQFGVATPAPATAPAASDDAHESQTDRSVEATR; encoded by the coding sequence ATGACGCTCGAGGCCACAGCGATCGAGGCCACCGCGATCGAGGCCACCGGGATCGAGGCCACCGGGATCACGGCCACAGCGATCGAGCCCACCCCCCGGCGGAGCCCGGGATCGTCCTGGCTGCTCTGCGGTGGCTGCGGCACGATGCTCTACGAGCGGCGGTTCGCCCGCGAGGGGCGGGTCTGCGCCGACTGCTCCTGGCACGCCCCGATGACCATCCAGCAGCGTCTCGACCTGCTCCTCGACGCCGACTCGGCGCGGCCGGTCGACGTGCCGGCGATCGACGGCGACCCGCTGGAGTTCACCGACACCCGCCCCTACCGCGACCGGCTGCGCGACGCCCGCGCGAGCACCGGTCTCGACGAGGCGGCGGCGTGCGTGCGCGGCACCATCGACGGCAACCCCGTCGTGGTCGTCGTGATGGACTTCCGCTTCCTCGGCGGCAGCCTCGGCGCCACCGTCGGCGAGGTGTTCACCCGGGGGGCCGAGCTCGCCCTGCGCGAACGCACCCCCCTGCTGACCGTCACCGCCTCCGGCGGGGCGCGGATGCAGGAGGGCGCGATCGCCCTGATGCAGATGGCCAAGACCAGCCAGGCCCTCGGCCAGCTCGACGAGGCCGGCATCCTGACCGTCTCGCTGATCACCGACCCGACCTTCGGCGGCGTGGCCGCCTCCTTCGCGACGCTGGCCGACGTGATCATCGCCGAGCCGGGGGCGCGGCTCGGGTTCGCCGGGCGTCGGGTCATCGAGCAGACCATCCGCCAGACCCTGCCCGAGGACTTCCAGACCGCCGAGTTCCTGCTGACCCACGGCGTCGTCGACCTCATCAGCCCCCGCCGCGAGCTGCGGGCGAACCTGGCCCGGCTGCTGTCGGTGTCCAGCCGGCGCGCCGACGGCATCCCCCGCCAGGCGGGGCGCCCGGACCGCGCGGTCGTCACCGACCCCGAGCAGCTCGCGCGGCGGGACGCCTGGGAGAGTGTGCGCGCCGCCCGGCGGCTGGGCCGACCGACGACCCTCGACTACGCCGCCATGATCCTTGAGGACTTCACCGAGCTGCGCGGCGACCGGATGTCGGCCGACTGCCCGGCGCTGGTCGCGGGCCTGGGCCGGCTCGACGGGGTGCCCGTCGCCGTCCTCGGTACCCAGAAGGGTCACACCGCCGACGAGCTGCGCTACCGCAACTTCGGGATGCCCACCCCGGCCGGCTACCGCAAGTCCGCCCGGGTGATGCGGCTGGCCGCCAAGCTCGGGCTGCCGGTGATCACCCTGATCGACACCGCCGGTGCCTACCCCGGCGTCGAGGCGGAGGAGCAGGCCCAGGCCGTCGCGATCGCCGAGAACCTGCGGCTGATGGCCGGTCTGCCCGTGCCGGTCGTCGCCGTCGTCACCGGCGAGGGCGGCAGCGGCGGCGCGCTCGCGCTGGCGTTCGCCGACCGTGTCCTGATGTGCGCGAACGCCGTCTACTCGGTGATCAGCGCAGAGGGCTGCGCGGCAATCCTCTGGAAGAACCCGGCGGCCGCGCCGACCGCCGCCGCCGCCCTGCGGGTCGACGCCCGCGAGCTGCTGCGCCTCGGCGTCGTCGACGGCGTCATCCCCGAACCCGACGGCGGCGCCGACGCCGACCCGGCCGGAACCGCCGCCCGCCTGCGGGAGGCGCTGCGCGGCGCGCTCGCCGACCTGCTGCCGCTGGACCAGATGAACCTGGTGACGCGCCGACGCGCCCGGTTCCGCCAGTTCGGCGTCGCGACTCCGGCACCGGCGACGGCACCGGCAGCGAGCGACGACGCGCACGAGTCCCAGACCGACCGGAGCGTGGAGGCCACCCGATGA
- a CDS encoding acetyl-CoA carboxylase biotin carboxyl carrier protein, whose product MTTDSTAIDPTAIDQVTGTTGDVDLDNGDGRVPAPAVDAVVAVLGAHVLELAVRARVAPSHVRVSAGNVSVEMGWTSTGAGFVEAPVPSARTRWAAPSAPVAPAAPAAVPAAQAAVPAAPAVAAQPSELAAPEEAGTFPLGSPSVGMFYRAPEPGKPPFVAEGDAVRAGQQVAIVEAMKLMIPIEAERAGRVVRILVEDATAIEHGQPLFLLAPLDQAPNGSR is encoded by the coding sequence ATGACGACCGACTCGACGGCGATCGACCCGACGGCGATCGACCAGGTAACGGGAACGACCGGCGACGTCGACCTGGACAACGGCGACGGCAGGGTGCCCGCACCGGCCGTGGACGCCGTGGTCGCGGTGCTCGGCGCCCACGTGCTGGAGCTGGCCGTGCGGGCACGGGTCGCGCCGAGCCACGTGCGCGTGTCGGCCGGCAACGTCAGCGTCGAGATGGGCTGGACGAGCACGGGCGCGGGGTTCGTGGAAGCACCGGTCCCGTCCGCGCGGACCCGCTGGGCCGCGCCCTCCGCCCCCGTGGCACCGGCAGCACCCGCGGCGGTGCCTGCCGCCCAGGCGGCGGTGCCCGCCGCCCCGGCCGTGGCTGCGCAGCCCAGTGAGCTGGCGGCGCCCGAGGAGGCCGGGACGTTCCCGCTGGGCTCCCCGTCGGTCGGCATGTTCTACCGCGCGCCGGAACCCGGCAAGCCGCCGTTCGTCGCCGAGGGCGACGCGGTGCGGGCCGGTCAGCAGGTCGCGATCGTCGAGGCGATGAAACTGATGATCCCGATCGAGGCGGAGCGGGCCGGGCGGGTCGTGCGGATCCTCGTGGAGGACGCCACCGCCATCGAGCACGGGCAGCCGCTGTTCCTGCTCGCGCCGCTGGACCAGGCCCCGAACGGGAGCCGTTGA
- a CDS encoding acetyl-CoA carboxylase biotin carboxylase subunit produces MFTSVLVANRGEIALRVVRTCRELGIRTIVAHSAADRDSAAVRLADESVQVGPGPAKRSYLNIPAVVEAARTRGAEAIHPGYGFLSENPEFAEVCEDEGIVFIGPPADVMARLGDKAVARGIMRDAGLPLLPGSRDALDGPDAALALAGDIGYPLILKAVAGGGGRGMRVVHDRADLPAAYAETRAAALAVFGDGRLYLERYLESARHVEIQVLCDSYGNGVHLGARDCSLQRRHQKLVEESPAPGVDPDGVAELGEAAVRAVLAAGYVGAGTVEFLYDPARGAYYFMEVNCRLQVEHPVTEMVTGLDLVAEQLRVAAGEELGYTQSAVTARGVAIECRVNAEDPTRDFRPTPGLVTELDLPGGPFVRVDTHLRAGYRIPPLYDSLLAKVVVWAPDRDGAIARMRRALAETRVVGAGVATTAGFLADALDHPRFRAAEHDTSLAATLLAPAESRVA; encoded by the coding sequence ATGTTCACGAGCGTGCTGGTGGCCAACCGGGGCGAGATCGCGCTGCGGGTCGTGCGTACCTGCCGCGAGCTCGGCATCCGCACGATCGTCGCGCACTCGGCCGCCGACCGGGACTCCGCGGCCGTCCGGCTGGCCGACGAGTCGGTGCAGGTCGGCCCCGGTCCGGCGAAGCGCAGCTACCTCAACATCCCGGCGGTGGTGGAGGCCGCCCGGACCCGCGGCGCCGAGGCCATCCATCCGGGCTACGGCTTCCTGTCGGAGAACCCGGAGTTCGCCGAGGTCTGCGAGGACGAGGGGATCGTCTTCATCGGGCCGCCGGCCGACGTCATGGCCCGACTGGGGGACAAGGCCGTCGCCCGAGGGATCATGCGCGACGCCGGCCTGCCGCTGCTGCCGGGCAGCCGCGATGCCCTCGACGGCCCGGACGCCGCCCTCGCGCTCGCCGGCGACATCGGCTACCCGCTGATCCTCAAGGCCGTCGCCGGCGGCGGCGGTCGTGGCATGCGCGTCGTCCACGACCGCGCGGACCTGCCCGCCGCCTACGCCGAGACCCGGGCGGCGGCGCTGGCGGTGTTCGGCGACGGCCGGCTCTACCTGGAGCGCTACCTCGAATCCGCCCGCCACGTCGAGATCCAGGTGCTGTGCGACAGCTATGGCAACGGCGTCCACCTGGGTGCCCGCGACTGCTCGCTGCAGCGGCGCCACCAGAAGCTCGTCGAGGAGTCCCCGGCGCCCGGGGTGGACCCCGACGGCGTCGCCGAGCTGGGGGAGGCGGCGGTGCGCGCGGTGCTCGCCGCCGGCTACGTCGGCGCCGGCACCGTGGAGTTCCTCTACGACCCGGCGCGCGGGGCCTACTACTTCATGGAGGTCAACTGCCGGCTGCAGGTCGAGCATCCGGTCACCGAGATGGTCACCGGCCTCGACCTGGTCGCGGAGCAGCTCCGGGTCGCGGCGGGCGAGGAGCTCGGCTACACGCAGTCCGCCGTCACCGCCCGCGGCGTGGCGATCGAATGCCGGGTGAACGCCGAGGATCCCACCCGGGACTTCCGCCCCACCCCGGGGCTCGTCACCGAACTGGACCTGCCCGGCGGCCCGTTCGTCCGCGTCGACACCCACCTGAGGGCCGGCTACCGGATCCCGCCGCTGTACGACTCGCTGCTGGCCAAGGTCGTCGTCTGGGCGCCGGACCGCGACGGCGCCATCGCCCGGATGCGGCGCGCGCTCGCCGAGACCCGCGTCGTGGGCGCCGGCGTGGCGACGACAGCGGGTTTCCTCGCCGACGCGCTCGACCACCCGCGCTTCCGCGCGGCCGAGCACGACACCTCGCTCGCCGCGACCCTCCTCGCCCCGGCCGAGTCCCGAGTGGCCTAG
- a CDS encoding HNH endonuclease, which yields MIDDTPGPVIMMMATAAAPAPKSSTFPPVLEVDVETAPLGEVEEVICRWAGRIAAATCGWLTALAAFDRREGWSGIGMGSCARWLAWRCGLGLRTAREHLATAHALERLPALRAAFAAGTLSYSKVRAVTRVAEPATEQTWLTHARFCSAGQISPEEGARLIAALDAARASLEDTTPPPAGTRTNDDAAGGGGGAAGDRAAGDRAAGDGEADGAGVEALPADGERVTTSRDRQRDADALVALAEGFLDRPAPGLTTPGHTLTVHLTTRPDSNAQPGVEGDASAPDVNDRTAGDAAGLPATPLIGIGAWAGVDGGIGLSPQVVQRLGCDGMIRALLTDPDGNPLHLGRRQRHPGPRLRDAVYARDQGRCQYPGCGHTRWLQTHHLTDWVEGGDTDIDRLLLLCTAHHHAIHDEHIHLDRTPDGTVTARIPDGRALTDGPPILPGPEPATMLARATRHVTATAIHTEDGGRLSLLDSIHALLNP from the coding sequence ATGATCGACGACACCCCTGGCCCGGTGATCATGATGATGGCAACAGCGGCAGCTCCTGCTCCGAAGTCCTCGACCTTCCCGCCCGTTCTGGAGGTGGACGTCGAGACGGCCCCGTTGGGGGAGGTGGAGGAGGTGATCTGCCGCTGGGCGGGGCGGATCGCGGCGGCGACCTGCGGTTGGCTGACGGCGTTGGCGGCGTTCGACCGGCGGGAGGGCTGGTCCGGGATCGGCATGGGGTCGTGCGCGCGCTGGCTGGCCTGGCGGTGCGGGCTCGGTCTGCGGACCGCACGGGAGCATCTGGCCACCGCGCACGCGTTGGAGCGTCTCCCCGCCCTTCGTGCCGCGTTCGCCGCCGGCACGCTGTCGTACTCCAAGGTGCGGGCGGTGACCCGGGTCGCGGAGCCGGCGACCGAGCAGACCTGGTTGACCCACGCCCGTTTCTGCAGCGCGGGCCAGATCTCTCCCGAGGAGGGTGCCCGGCTGATCGCGGCACTGGACGCGGCCCGGGCAAGCCTCGAGGACACCACCCCTCCCCCTGCGGGCACCAGGACGAACGACGACGCGGCCGGCGGCGGTGGTGGTGCGGCAGGCGACAGGGCGGCAGGCGACAGGGCGGCAGGCGATGGCGAGGCGGACGGGGCCGGGGTGGAGGCACTGCCCGCGGACGGAGAGAGGGTGACCACGTCGCGGGACCGGCAGCGGGATGCCGATGCGCTGGTCGCCCTGGCCGAGGGCTTCCTCGATCGGCCCGCGCCCGGCCTGACGACTCCCGGCCACACCCTCACGGTGCACCTCACCACCCGCCCCGACAGCAACGCCCAGCCCGGCGTGGAGGGCGATGCCAGTGCCCCGGACGTGAACGACCGTACTGCGGGCGACGCCGCCGGGCTGCCGGCGACACCACTGATCGGGATCGGAGCCTGGGCCGGGGTTGACGGCGGGATCGGACTGTCCCCGCAGGTCGTGCAACGGCTCGGCTGCGACGGGATGATCCGCGCATTGCTCACCGACCCCGACGGCAACCCCCTGCATCTCGGCCGCCGCCAGCGCCACCCCGGCCCCCGACTCCGCGACGCCGTGTACGCCCGCGACCAGGGCCGCTGCCAGTACCCCGGCTGCGGACACACCCGCTGGCTCCAGACACACCATCTGACCGACTGGGTCGAGGGAGGCGACACCGACATCGACCGGCTACTCCTGCTCTGCACGGCCCACCACCACGCCATCCACGACGAGCACATCCACCTCGACCGCACCCCGGACGGCACCGTCACCGCCCGGATCCCCGACGGCCGCGCCCTCACCGACGGCCCACCCATCCTCCCCGGCCCCGAACCCGCCACCATGCTCGCCCGCGCCACCCGCCACGTCACCGCCACCGCCATCCACACCGAGGACGGCGGCCGACTCAGCCTCCTCGACTCCATCCACGCCCTCCTCAACCCCTGA
- a CDS encoding VOC family protein, giving the protein MERVQGIGGYFLRAVDPAALSAWYRDCLGLDADDNGLWHQTAGPTVFATFEPDTDYFGSRNQQTMLNFRVRDLDAMLAQLRAKGADVAAQTQDMAGVGRFGWVTDPAGNRIELWQPT; this is encoded by the coding sequence ATGGAACGTGTGCAAGGCATCGGTGGCTACTTCCTGCGGGCCGTCGACCCGGCGGCCCTGAGTGCGTGGTACCGCGACTGCCTGGGCCTGGACGCCGACGACAACGGCCTGTGGCACCAGACGGCCGGGCCGACGGTGTTCGCGACGTTCGAGCCCGACACCGACTACTTCGGGTCCCGCAACCAGCAGACCATGCTCAACTTCCGGGTCCGCGACCTGGACGCGATGCTCGCGCAGCTTCGCGCCAAGGGTGCCGACGTGGCCGCGCAGACGCAGGACATGGCGGGCGTCGGTCGCTTCGGCTGGGTCACCGACCCGGCGGGCAACCGGATCGAGCTGTGGCAGCCCACCTGA
- a CDS encoding carbohydrate ABC transporter permease, whose protein sequence is MTLATEPSVSEPAPPEGAGGAGAGAGVPAPGGAPVTNFDAPQMPGGRSRTRVVVGHLTLALLGLACVFPIYWLYATSLRRPNDVYEVTPLPWPLSVDSYRTAIDEVDVLRLLVNTTVVAVLTALGQLLTSLLAAYAFAAWNFPLKRVLYLAFVGSWLVPFQVAMLPNYVLLHQLGLLNTLSGVIVPNIVSGLGVLLLRQHLDSFPKELLEAARMDGRSSWSTLWMVVVPNLRAALAALGILLLVNSWNEYFWPALVLQRHNDVLQLGIRSFMSATEGDDWGPLTATAGLACLPIFVIYLLLQRHVVSGFVRSGLR, encoded by the coding sequence GTGACACTCGCCACCGAACCGTCGGTGTCCGAACCGGCGCCGCCCGAGGGCGCCGGCGGCGCCGGCGCGGGAGCCGGCGTTCCCGCGCCGGGCGGCGCGCCGGTGACCAACTTCGACGCTCCGCAGATGCCGGGGGGCCGGTCGAGGACGCGCGTCGTCGTCGGTCATCTCACGCTGGCCCTGCTGGGCCTGGCCTGCGTGTTCCCGATCTACTGGCTGTACGCGACGTCGCTGCGGCGACCGAACGACGTCTACGAGGTCACCCCGCTGCCGTGGCCACTGTCCGTCGACAGCTACCGCACGGCGATCGACGAGGTCGACGTCCTGCGGCTGCTGGTCAACACCACCGTCGTCGCGGTGCTCACGGCGCTCGGCCAGCTCCTGACCAGCCTGCTCGCCGCCTACGCCTTCGCCGCCTGGAACTTCCCGCTCAAGCGGGTGCTCTACCTGGCGTTCGTCGGCAGCTGGCTGGTGCCGTTCCAGGTCGCCATGCTGCCGAACTACGTGCTGCTGCACCAGCTCGGGCTGCTGAACACGCTGTCCGGGGTGATCGTCCCGAACATCGTCTCCGGGCTCGGCGTGCTGCTGCTACGCCAGCACCTCGACAGCTTCCCCAAGGAGCTGCTGGAGGCCGCGCGGATGGACGGCCGGTCGTCCTGGTCGACGCTGTGGATGGTGGTCGTGCCGAACCTGCGCGCGGCCCTGGCGGCGTTGGGCATCCTGCTGCTCGTCAACTCCTGGAACGAGTACTTCTGGCCGGCGCTGGTCCTGCAGCGGCACAACGACGTGCTACAGCTCGGCATCCGCAGCTTCATGAGCGCCACCGAGGGCGACGACTGGGGCCCGCTGACCGCGACCGCCGGCCTGGCCTGCCTGCCCATCTTCGTGATCTACCTACTGCTGCAGCGCCACGTCGTCAGCGGCTTCGTCCGCTCCGGCCTGCGCTGA
- a CDS encoding carbohydrate ABC transporter permease, with amino-acid sequence MFVEVAPPTLPAPMVAPAAAGGRRRTARRLTRRLGRGVVPYLYLVPALGMLIVWIYRPLVETANYSFYSWNLSPTQPATPVGWHNYHRLFTLPELGGSVWRTLLMIIGLLPFTIVIPVVVGLLSREVRGRARSVYQALIFLPFLVAPVASAAVWQWLLSPRTGAVNRATGSSVNWFHERWPALIAITGITGWHVLGFAVVVVAAGLASINGDYAEAASVDGASRWQITRWLTLPLLSPTLMFLLLSTVLLFAPQWTFPLIDTLTQGGPVDATTNVYYLLWEYGIQSFDAGLASAAGVVFFLGFGLVAAVLLWISERVTIHDD; translated from the coding sequence ATGTTCGTCGAAGTCGCTCCCCCCACGCTGCCGGCGCCGATGGTGGCGCCGGCAGCGGCCGGGGGCCGGCGCCGGACCGCCCGGCGCCTGACCCGCCGCCTCGGCCGCGGCGTCGTGCCCTACCTGTACCTCGTCCCGGCGTTGGGCATGCTGATCGTCTGGATCTACCGCCCGTTGGTGGAGACGGCGAACTACTCGTTCTACTCCTGGAACCTGTCGCCGACGCAGCCCGCGACCCCGGTCGGCTGGCACAACTACCACCGCCTGTTCACCCTGCCCGAGCTGGGCGGATCAGTCTGGCGCACCCTGTTGATGATCATCGGCCTGCTGCCGTTCACGATCGTCATCCCGGTCGTGGTGGGGCTGCTCTCCCGCGAGGTGCGGGGCCGGGCGCGCAGCGTCTACCAGGCGCTGATCTTCCTGCCGTTCCTGGTCGCGCCGGTGGCGAGCGCCGCGGTCTGGCAGTGGCTGCTCAGCCCGCGCACCGGGGCGGTGAACCGGGCGACGGGCTCGTCGGTGAACTGGTTCCACGAACGGTGGCCCGCCCTGATCGCGATCACCGGCATCACCGGCTGGCACGTCCTCGGGTTCGCCGTGGTCGTGGTCGCCGCCGGCCTCGCCTCGATCAACGGCGACTACGCGGAGGCCGCCTCCGTCGACGGGGCGTCGCGCTGGCAGATCACCCGCTGGCTGACGCTGCCGCTGCTGTCCCCGACGCTGATGTTCCTGCTGCTGTCCACGGTGCTGCTGTTCGCGCCGCAGTGGACGTTCCCGCTGATCGACACCCTCACCCAGGGCGGTCCGGTCGACGCCACCACCAACGTCTACTACCTGCTCTGGGAGTACGGCATCCAGAGCTTCGACGCCGGCCTCGCCTCGGCGGCCGGAGTGGTGTTCTTCCTCGGGTTCGGGCTGGTGGCGGCGGTGCTGCTGTGGATCTCCGAGCGTGTCACCATCCACGACGACTGA
- a CDS encoding metallophosphoesterase, whose amino-acid sequence MTTTGPAELTLIQVSDTHLLPAGQLMHDRVDTFALLETVAATVASSTGPVAGILLTGDLADDGSPASYRRLRQIIDPLAATFDAPVVYAMGNHDERLAFRAELLGGAGVPVGLDGQAGEWSTDHPCDSVHLVDGLRLVALDSTTPGRHDGWLTDAQLAWLADVLATPAPRGTLLIVHHPPLPSPVPTVHLLRLAAAERLADVVAGTDVQMILSGHAHHAGAGALAGIPVWVSPALAYDTDPLPPDGRLRGLLGGGFSRIDLIDGQFVATAIPLSPAGQVYDNDRAERLEFIRSLTPQSTPG is encoded by the coding sequence ATGACCACGACCGGACCGGCCGAGCTGACCCTGATCCAGGTGAGCGACACCCACCTGCTGCCAGCCGGCCAGCTGATGCACGACCGCGTGGACACCTTCGCCCTGCTGGAGACGGTCGCCGCGACGGTGGCGTCCTCGACCGGTCCGGTCGCTGGGATCCTGCTCACCGGCGACCTCGCCGACGACGGCTCCCCCGCCTCCTACCGGCGGCTGCGCCAGATCATCGACCCGCTGGCGGCCACGTTCGACGCGCCCGTCGTCTACGCGATGGGCAACCACGACGAGCGGCTGGCCTTCCGCGCCGAGCTGCTGGGCGGCGCCGGCGTGCCCGTCGGCCTCGACGGACAGGCCGGCGAGTGGTCGACCGACCATCCCTGCGACAGCGTTCACCTGGTCGACGGCCTGCGCCTGGTCGCCCTCGACTCCACCACGCCGGGCCGCCACGACGGCTGGCTCACCGACGCCCAGCTCGCCTGGCTGGCCGACGTGCTGGCCACCCCGGCGCCCCGCGGGACCCTGCTGATCGTCCACCACCCGCCGCTGCCCTCGCCGGTGCCGACCGTCCACCTGCTGCGGCTCGCCGCCGCCGAGCGGCTCGCCGACGTCGTCGCCGGCACCGACGTCCAGATGATCCTCAGCGGGCACGCCCACCACGCCGGCGCCGGCGCGCTCGCCGGCATCCCCGTCTGGGTCAGCCCCGCCCTCGCCTACGACACCGACCCGCTGCCGCCCGACGGTCGGCTGCGGGGCCTGCTCGGCGGCGGTTTCAGCCGGATCGACCTGATCGACGGCCAGTTCGTCGCCACCGCGATCCCGCTGTCTCCCGCCGGTCAGGTCTACGACAACGACCGGGCCGAGAGGCTGGAGTTCATCCGCAGCCTCACCCCGCAGTCCACCCCGGGCTGA